One genomic segment of Dysosmobacter sp. Marseille-Q4140 includes these proteins:
- a CDS encoding DUF1015 domain-containing protein, with the protein MNPTFEKLGFYPADILLPKEADMTKWAVVACDQFTSQPEYWEAVDKTVGGAPSTLRLILPEAKLNGPNVDGDIAAINAAMQDYLDKGVFKTLSESLIYIERTQSDGKVRHGLIGMVDLDQYDFTPGSGALIRATEGTVLSRIPPRVKVRQDAPIELPHVMLLIDDPDRTVIEPLTAASGAMEALYDFDLQQGGGHLKGWKLTDAQMDAAAAALEGLCAESEMEKKYGMKGVAPLLFAVGDGNHSLATAKQCYENLKKVTPESEWASLPARYALVEVVNNHDDALQFEPIHRVLFDVDREAFMAAFRAAYPNAHEGRGEGHVIEVVWEGHDGFITVPDPKVQLAVGTLQAVIDDYLKAHGGEVDYIHGDEVTKDLGSKPGNMGFLLPAMGKEQLFKTVMADGVLPRKTFSMGHAQDKRYYVEARKIK; encoded by the coding sequence ATGAATCCGACCTTTGAGAAGCTGGGCTTCTATCCCGCCGACATCCTGCTGCCCAAGGAGGCGGATATGACCAAGTGGGCTGTGGTGGCCTGCGACCAGTTCACCTCCCAGCCGGAGTACTGGGAGGCCGTGGATAAGACCGTGGGCGGCGCGCCCTCCACGCTGCGGCTGATCCTGCCGGAGGCCAAGCTGAACGGCCCCAACGTGGACGGCGACATCGCCGCTATCAACGCCGCCATGCAGGACTACCTGGATAAGGGTGTGTTCAAGACATTGTCCGAATCCCTCATCTACATTGAGCGCACCCAGTCCGACGGCAAGGTCCGTCACGGCCTCATCGGCATGGTGGATCTGGACCAGTACGACTTCACCCCCGGCTCCGGCGCCCTGATCCGGGCCACCGAGGGCACCGTCCTCTCCCGCATCCCGCCCCGGGTGAAGGTGCGGCAGGACGCCCCCATCGAGCTGCCCCATGTGATGTTGCTGATCGACGACCCGGACCGCACCGTCATTGAGCCCCTGACTGCCGCCAGCGGCGCCATGGAGGCACTGTACGACTTCGACCTCCAGCAGGGCGGCGGCCATTTGAAGGGCTGGAAGCTGACGGACGCCCAGATGGACGCCGCGGCGGCGGCCCTGGAGGGCCTCTGCGCCGAGAGCGAGATGGAGAAGAAGTACGGCATGAAGGGCGTTGCCCCGCTGCTCTTTGCCGTGGGCGACGGCAACCACTCCCTGGCTACCGCCAAGCAGTGCTATGAGAACCTGAAAAAGGTCACCCCGGAGAGCGAGTGGGCCAGCCTGCCCGCCCGGTACGCCCTGGTGGAGGTGGTCAACAACCACGACGATGCCCTCCAGTTCGAGCCCATTCACCGGGTCCTCTTCGACGTGGACCGGGAGGCCTTTATGGCAGCGTTCCGGGCCGCCTATCCCAACGCCCACGAGGGCAGGGGCGAGGGCCACGTCATCGAGGTGGTCTGGGAGGGCCACGACGGTTTCATCACCGTGCCGGATCCCAAGGTCCAGCTGGCGGTGGGCACTCTCCAGGCCGTCATCGACGATTATCTCAAGGCCCACGGCGGCGAGGTGGACTACATCCACGGCGACGAGGTCACCAAGGATCTCGGCTCCAAGCCCGGCAACATGGGCTTCCTGCTGCCCGCCATGGGCAAGGAGCAGCTGTTCAAGACCGTCATGGCCGACGGCGTGCTGCCCCGCAAGACCTTCTCCATGGGCCACGCTCAGGACAAGCGCTACTACGTGGAGGCCCGGAAAATCAAGTGA
- the spoIIR gene encoding stage II sporulation protein R produces MKTKQQPAGRKLHRLEIALLIGLAAALTWGAWSLSTQRELADRVVRLHVLANSDSEEDQALKLTVRDRILEVAEPVLEVSADREEARAALEAALPQLEQTAEETIAAAGYDYAVTASLEETEFPTREYDGFSLPAGEYLALRVVIGAGEGQNWWCVVFPPLCAAASEDVPAVAVAAGLSEDQVSLITEADQGYVLKFKAVELWNALRQKLEG; encoded by the coding sequence ATGAAAACGAAACAGCAGCCTGCCGGGCGGAAACTGCACCGGCTGGAGATCGCCCTTTTGATCGGCCTGGCCGCGGCCCTGACCTGGGGGGCCTGGAGCCTCAGCACCCAGCGGGAGCTGGCGGACCGGGTGGTGCGGCTCCACGTGCTGGCCAACTCCGACTCGGAGGAGGACCAGGCGCTGAAGCTGACCGTCCGGGACCGGATCTTGGAGGTGGCGGAGCCGGTGCTGGAGGTCTCCGCCGACCGGGAGGAGGCCAGAGCTGCCCTGGAGGCGGCACTTCCGCAGCTGGAGCAAACGGCGGAGGAGACCATCGCCGCCGCCGGGTATGACTACGCCGTCACCGCCAGTCTGGAGGAGACGGAGTTTCCCACCCGGGAGTACGACGGCTTTTCCCTGCCCGCCGGAGAGTATCTGGCGCTGCGGGTGGTCATCGGCGCCGGGGAGGGGCAGAACTGGTGGTGCGTGGTGTTCCCGCCCCTGTGCGCCGCGGCGTCGGAGGACGTGCCGGCGGTGGCCGTGGCGGCGGGTCTCAGCGAGGACCAGGTGTCCCTTATCACGGAGGCCGACCAGGGCTATGTGCTGAAATTCAAGGCGGTGGAGCTGTGGAACGCTCTGCGGCAGAAGCTGGAGGGCTGA
- a CDS encoding DUF1643 domain-containing protein, with protein sequence MHIPQGPTGDLELEPFDQALSAALQPSPDYDVSRWLYVPNRYSEYRYILGTRGEKPLICVGINPSTAAPDALDPTLQSAQRIALANGYDSFLMFNVYAQRATRPDDMEPTLNPVLHAENRRAFRYLLSLSERPAVWAAWGNIILKRDYLMDCMRDFAADGRAAGARWFTAGPLLKSGQPHHPLYLKGDTKLQDFDISAYLAR encoded by the coding sequence ATGCACATTCCCCAGGGACCCACCGGCGATCTGGAGCTGGAGCCCTTTGACCAGGCCCTTTCCGCGGCCTTACAGCCCAGTCCCGACTACGACGTAAGCCGCTGGCTCTACGTGCCCAACCGCTACTCCGAGTACCGCTACATCCTGGGCACCCGGGGAGAAAAGCCCCTGATCTGCGTGGGCATCAACCCCTCCACCGCCGCGCCGGACGCCCTGGACCCCACCCTCCAGTCCGCCCAGCGGATCGCCCTGGCCAACGGGTACGACAGCTTCTTGATGTTCAACGTCTATGCCCAGCGGGCCACCCGGCCCGACGATATGGAGCCCACGCTGAACCCGGTCCTTCACGCCGAGAACCGCAGGGCGTTCCGGTATCTGCTGTCCCTGTCGGAGCGTCCGGCAGTGTGGGCCGCCTGGGGCAACATCATTTTGAAGCGGGACTATCTCATGGACTGTATGCGGGATTTCGCCGCCGACGGCCGCGCCGCCGGCGCCCGGTGGTTCACCGCCGGGCCTCTGCTCAAATCCGGGCAGCCCCACCACCCCCTGTATCTCAAGGGGGACACGAAACTGCAGGACTTCGACATCAGCGCCTACCTGGCCCGGTGA
- a CDS encoding DJ-1/PfpI family protein has product MSKLYAFLADGMEEVECLAVVDIARRGGIQVETVSIMGRREVTGSHNITVLADRLFEETEVLPGDTLFLPGGGKGVENLTAHEGLAAVLKDSAARGDRIAAICAAPSVLGGLRLLAGRTATSYPTWRDKVPCGTWTMEGVVTDGPFTTARGLGFAIDLGLELVRLLVSPEEAQTVKERIQHPDC; this is encoded by the coding sequence ATGAGCAAACTGTACGCCTTCCTGGCGGACGGAATGGAAGAGGTGGAGTGCCTGGCGGTGGTGGACATCGCCCGCCGGGGCGGCATTCAGGTGGAGACGGTGTCCATCATGGGCCGCCGGGAGGTCACCGGCTCCCACAACATCACGGTCCTGGCGGACCGGCTCTTTGAGGAGACGGAGGTCCTGCCCGGCGACACGCTGTTCCTGCCCGGCGGCGGCAAGGGCGTGGAAAACCTGACGGCCCACGAAGGTCTCGCCGCCGTGCTGAAAGATTCCGCCGCCCGGGGCGACCGGATCGCCGCCATCTGCGCCGCGCCCAGCGTCCTGGGCGGCCTGAGGCTGCTGGCCGGGCGCACTGCCACCAGCTACCCCACCTGGCGGGACAAGGTGCCCTGCGGCACCTGGACCATGGAGGGCGTGGTCACCGACGGGCCCTTCACCACCGCCCGGGGCCTGGGCTTCGCCATCGACCTGGGACTGGAGCTGGTGCGGCTGCTGGTGAGCCCGGAGGAGGCCCAGACCGTCAAGGAGCGCATCCAGCACCCGGACTGCTGA
- a CDS encoding cation:proton antiporter: MSYHYLLDLALILASTKVLGIVTRKFQMPQVVGALLAGLILGPAMLNVLTETEFLTQLSELGVIVLMFSAGMGTDIQELKHSGGAGFLVALLGVLVPLVMGTGLAWAAGQGGLVPDGGFLEDVFVGTILTATSVSITVETLKELGKLDTKVGNTILAAALIDDVLGLIALTIVSSVAGGDESILLVLGKIVLFFLFSGVVGFAANRLFRWMMALEHQRNLRRYPVLAFVLCLLMAYCAEHFFGVADITGAYIAGLVISCTPKADYIQSKYEPLSYLLLTPVFFACIGINARVDGMDGPLVLFAAALLVVSVISKLVGCGLGARLCRFTGRESLQVGVGMVCRGEVALIVANRGLSLGVLSATMMTPVIITVIGGTILTPVLLKLVFRSEKETQAQQTRLIDHYDKMRQLDLVSEQLLDRDRALMDQGEEQQERK, from the coding sequence ATGTCATATCACTATTTGCTGGACCTGGCGCTGATTCTGGCCAGCACCAAGGTGCTGGGAATTGTGACCCGGAAATTTCAGATGCCACAGGTGGTGGGCGCACTGCTGGCGGGCCTGATCCTGGGCCCCGCCATGCTGAACGTCCTGACGGAGACGGAGTTCCTGACCCAGCTGAGCGAACTGGGCGTTATCGTATTGATGTTCTCCGCCGGCATGGGCACTGACATACAGGAACTCAAGCACAGCGGCGGCGCGGGCTTTCTGGTGGCGCTGCTGGGCGTACTGGTGCCTCTGGTCATGGGCACGGGTCTGGCATGGGCTGCCGGACAGGGCGGACTGGTGCCGGACGGCGGCTTCCTGGAGGATGTATTCGTGGGCACCATCCTGACCGCCACCTCTGTCAGCATCACTGTGGAGACGCTGAAAGAGCTGGGCAAGCTGGATACCAAGGTGGGCAACACCATCCTGGCGGCGGCACTGATCGACGACGTGCTGGGCCTGATCGCTCTGACCATTGTCAGCAGCGTGGCCGGCGGAGACGAGAGCATTTTGCTGGTGCTGGGAAAGATCGTGCTGTTCTTCCTGTTCTCCGGTGTAGTGGGCTTTGCGGCCAACCGCCTGTTCCGCTGGATGATGGCCCTGGAGCACCAGCGCAATCTGCGGCGGTATCCGGTGCTGGCTTTCGTGCTGTGTCTGCTGATGGCCTACTGTGCCGAGCACTTCTTTGGCGTGGCGGACATCACCGGCGCCTATATCGCGGGCCTGGTGATCTCCTGCACCCCCAAGGCCGACTACATCCAGTCCAAGTATGAGCCTCTGAGCTACCTGCTGCTGACACCGGTGTTTTTTGCCTGCATCGGCATCAATGCCCGGGTGGACGGCATGGACGGTCCGCTGGTACTGTTTGCCGCGGCGCTGCTGGTGGTGTCCGTGATCTCCAAGCTGGTGGGCTGCGGCTTGGGCGCCAGGCTCTGCCGATTTACCGGCCGGGAGAGTCTCCAGGTGGGCGTTGGCATGGTATGCCGGGGTGAAGTGGCACTGATCGTGGCCAACCGGGGACTGTCCCTGGGGGTACTGTCGGCTACCATGATGACGCCGGTCATCATCACGGTCATCGGCGGCACGATTTTGACGCCGGTGCTGCTGAAGCTGGTGTTCCGCAGTGAGAAGGAGACGCAGGCTCAGCAGACCAGACTGATTGACCACTATGATAAGATGCGGCAGCTGGATCTGGTATCGGAGCAGCTGCTGGATCGTGACCGGGCACTGATGGACCAGGGAGAGGAACAGCAGGAGCGGAAATAA
- a CDS encoding putative ABC transporter permease, giving the protein MRRFEPQSRQEAVQALFLYFLLYSVIGWAYEVFLEVVVYRWGYSDRGVLLGPYCPVYGVGALAFLLCFGWLLKKEGGVLLRWVVRPLALFVGCMAVATAIELVTSYILEALTGAWPWQTYMNYGINFQGRIALSPSVRFGLGGLLFLLVLQPLFEKLVGAMSPRLRTRVFRVLAALFALDCAVTAARALL; this is encoded by the coding sequence ATGAGACGATTTGAGCCCCAGTCCCGACAGGAGGCTGTTCAGGCGCTGTTTCTGTATTTTCTGCTGTATTCCGTTATCGGCTGGGCCTATGAGGTATTTTTGGAGGTGGTGGTCTACCGCTGGGGATACTCGGACCGGGGCGTGCTGCTGGGTCCCTACTGCCCGGTCTACGGCGTGGGGGCGCTGGCCTTTTTGCTGTGCTTCGGCTGGCTTTTGAAAAAGGAGGGCGGCGTGCTGCTGCGTTGGGTGGTGCGGCCGCTGGCGCTGTTCGTAGGCTGCATGGCGGTGGCTACCGCCATCGAGCTGGTCACCAGCTACATTCTGGAGGCCCTGACCGGCGCCTGGCCCTGGCAGACCTATATGAACTACGGCATCAACTTCCAGGGCCGCATCGCCCTGTCCCCCTCCGTCCGCTTCGGTCTGGGCGGGCTGCTCTTTCTGCTGGTATTGCAGCCCCTCTTTGAAAAGCTGGTGGGCGCCATGAGCCCCCGGCTGCGGACCAGGGTGTTCCGGGTCCTGGCGGCGCTGTTCGCCCTGGACTGCGCGGTCACCGCGGCAAGAGCCCTGCTTTGA
- the thrH gene encoding bifunctional phosphoserine phosphatase/homoserine phosphotransferase ThrH: MNIVCLDMEGVLVPEIWIAFAEASGIPELRRTTRDEPDYDKLMRWRLGILKEHGLGLKEIQATIAKIDPLPGAKEFLDELRSVTQVIILSDTFEEFAKPLMEKLGWPTIFCNSLEVAPDGEITGFKMRCQQSKLTTVKALQSIGYETIAAGDSYNDLGMIQASKAGFLFKSTEKIKADHPELPAYEEFGEFLAAIKAAL, from the coding sequence ATGAATATTGTATGCTTGGACATGGAGGGCGTCCTGGTTCCGGAGATCTGGATCGCCTTCGCGGAGGCCAGCGGGATCCCCGAGCTGCGCCGCACCACCCGGGACGAGCCCGACTACGATAAGTTGATGCGCTGGCGCCTGGGCATTTTAAAAGAGCACGGTCTGGGCCTGAAGGAGATCCAGGCCACCATCGCCAAGATCGATCCCCTGCCCGGCGCCAAGGAGTTTCTGGACGAACTGCGCTCCGTCACCCAGGTCATCATCCTCAGCGACACCTTTGAGGAGTTTGCCAAGCCCCTGATGGAGAAGCTGGGTTGGCCCACCATTTTCTGCAATTCTTTGGAGGTGGCCCCCGACGGGGAGATCACCGGCTTCAAGATGCGCTGCCAGCAGTCCAAGCTGACCACGGTGAAGGCCTTGCAGTCCATTGGCTACGAGACCATCGCCGCAGGCGACAGCTACAACGATCTGGGCATGATCCAGGCCAGCAAGGCTGGATTCCTGTTCAAGAGCACGGAGAAGATCAAGGCCGACCACCCTGAGCTGCCCGCCTACGAGGAGTTCGGCGAGTTCCTGGCTGCCATCAAGGCCGCGCTGTAA
- the ispE gene encoding 4-(cytidine 5'-diphospho)-2-C-methyl-D-erythritol kinase has product MRTLSLTAYAKVNLALDILGRRDDGYHTMRMVMQAVSLGDTVTVTETAGGFALLAEGLELPPDRKTMEQQAAEAFFAALGRPVPGLEVRLEKKVPAYAGLGGGSADVAAVLRCLRRLYCPEMPLSELEAVGARVGSDVPFCLRGGTCLAEGRGEVLTDLPPLPPCEIVLCKPDFGLPTPALFARVDGGDLGRRPDVDGMAAALARGDLDAVAARLGNVFETVLTGEEGAAVADIRRTLLDCGALGTVMSGSGPTVFGLFRDAATAREAERTLSERYAQTYLARPVKKIPETV; this is encoded by the coding sequence ATGCGGACGCTTTCCCTGACAGCTTACGCCAAAGTGAACCTGGCCCTGGATATCCTGGGCCGCCGGGACGATGGCTACCACACCATGCGCATGGTGATGCAGGCCGTCTCCCTGGGGGATACCGTCACCGTCACGGAGACGGCAGGGGGCTTTGCCCTGCTGGCGGAGGGCCTGGAGCTGCCGCCGGACCGCAAGACCATGGAGCAGCAGGCGGCGGAGGCATTTTTCGCCGCCCTGGGCCGGCCTGTTCCGGGTCTGGAGGTGCGCCTTGAAAAAAAGGTGCCTGCCTACGCGGGCCTGGGCGGCGGCAGCGCCGACGTGGCGGCGGTGCTGCGATGCCTGCGGCGGCTGTACTGCCCGGAGATGCCGCTGTCAGAGCTGGAGGCCGTGGGGGCCCGGGTGGGCAGCGACGTGCCCTTCTGCCTCCGGGGCGGCACGTGCCTGGCGGAGGGCAGGGGGGAGGTCCTGACGGACCTGCCGCCGCTGCCGCCGTGTGAGATCGTGCTGTGCAAGCCGGACTTTGGCCTGCCCACCCCGGCCCTCTTTGCCCGGGTGGACGGCGGCGACCTGGGTCGGCGCCCCGACGTGGACGGCATGGCCGCCGCTCTGGCCCGGGGGGACCTGGACGCTGTGGCTGCCCGGCTGGGCAACGTTTTTGAGACGGTGCTGACCGGGGAGGAGGGCGCCGCCGTGGCGGATATCCGCCGGACGCTGCTGGACTGCGGCGCCCTGGGCACCGTGATGAGCGGCTCGGGCCCCACGGTGTTCGGCCTCTTTCGGGACGCCGCGACGGCCCGGGAGGCGGAGCGGACCCTCTCGGAGCGGTACGCCCAGACGTATCTGGCCCGTCCGGTAAAAAAAATTCCAGAAACGGTATAA
- a CDS encoding helix-turn-helix transcriptional regulator: MQEERETVGALIRRARQDRGLTQRQLAERLHVTDKSVSKWERDVCRPDVALLEPLAEALGLGVLQLVTGQAAPEAEDAARRLADTSVKEIRRKARRVSARWLAVLGAALVLAVWALASMGYRFTAEAAARQGLFSGRETAQVLLEQPLGGYQLFLFSDGDSGTYRTTLTERWGPLWRPLGVEVRAEATGQAMEGLGGLTLNDDWGCTLFRCDDPAVETVEVYLTSDRKNTVTRKVETGEVQLLVWTADLNREIWPDEEGVEGQRTISFTPTAVALDGAGNVLWHLDMPMIGARVYASLYRWWPGPEGEWPGFEEALAQQEASSGPF, encoded by the coding sequence ATGCAGGAGGAACGGGAGACCGTGGGCGCCCTGATCCGCCGGGCACGGCAGGACAGGGGCTTGACCCAGCGGCAGCTGGCGGAGCGGCTCCATGTGACGGACAAGTCCGTCAGCAAGTGGGAGCGGGACGTGTGCCGGCCGGACGTGGCGCTGCTGGAGCCCCTGGCCGAGGCTCTGGGCCTGGGCGTTTTGCAGCTGGTGACCGGCCAGGCGGCGCCGGAGGCGGAGGATGCCGCCCGGCGGCTGGCGGATACCTCCGTAAAGGAGATCCGCCGCAAGGCCCGGCGGGTGAGCGCCCGCTGGCTGGCGGTCCTGGGCGCGGCCCTGGTCCTGGCGGTCTGGGCACTGGCCTCCATGGGTTACCGCTTCACCGCCGAGGCCGCCGCGCGGCAGGGACTGTTCTCCGGCCGGGAGACGGCCCAGGTGCTGCTGGAGCAGCCCCTGGGCGGCTATCAGCTCTTTTTGTTCTCCGACGGTGACAGCGGCACCTACCGGACGACGCTCACGGAGCGGTGGGGTCCCCTGTGGCGGCCCCTGGGCGTGGAGGTCCGGGCGGAGGCCACGGGGCAGGCCATGGAGGGCCTGGGCGGGCTGACGCTGAACGACGACTGGGGCTGTACGCTCTTCCGCTGCGACGACCCGGCGGTGGAGACCGTGGAGGTGTATCTCACCTCCGATCGCAAAAATACCGTCACCCGGAAGGTCGAGACCGGAGAGGTCCAGCTCCTCGTGTGGACGGCGGATCTGAACCGGGAGATCTGGCCGGACGAAGAGGGCGTGGAGGGACAGCGGACCATCTCCTTCACACCCACTGCCGTGGCCTTGGATGGGGCGGGGAACGTCCTCTGGCATCTGGATATGCCCATGATCGGAGCCAGGGTCTACGCCAGCCTTTACCGCTGGTGGCCGGGCCCGGAGGGGGAGTGGCCGGGCTTCGAGGAGGCCCTGGCGCAGCAGGAGGCGTCATCCGGCCCCTTCTGA
- a CDS encoding NFACT family protein, producing the protein MPLDAICLQAVVQELRPLLIGQRIDKVQMPTRDQAVLTLRAGRLLLNAGAGTPRLQMTALARENPAEPPMFCMLLRKHLVGARVADITQPPLERLVRLELDSADDFGRPGHRTLVLEAMGRRSNLILLDEEGRVIDCLRRVDAEMSAARQVLPGLFYLPPASQGRLPVTEETEAGFREKLDAAPPEQKIDAFLLDSYFGVSPLIARELAFLAAGETDGRLFGLGPEGEARLWAELERLVTDIRENRFTPVGLKRNGEPLDYSYRPIRQYGDAAEQVTYPSFSDLMDDFYAQRERAERLRQRGADLTRAASTARDRLRRKLAAQEKEYAQTQERDQLRLYGELITANLYRMERGQRTLEAENYYDPQGGTVTVPLDPLLTPQQNAAKYYKRYNKAKTAERYLREQMDIARRDLEYLGSVLEELERAESDQDFSDIREELRQAGFLRKQGKKQISRPAKPLEFRTSAGLRVLVGRSNRQNDRLTHDADRRDLWFHTQKIHGAHVILCTGAQEADEASIREAAGLAAWYSQAKHSANVPVDCTAVKNVKKPAGARPGMVTYINFRTVYVTPEEAEVRRLSQL; encoded by the coding sequence ATGCCTTTGGATGCGATCTGTTTACAGGCGGTGGTGCAGGAGCTGCGGCCGCTGCTGATCGGGCAGCGGATCGACAAGGTCCAGATGCCCACCCGGGACCAGGCGGTGCTGACGCTGCGGGCCGGGCGGCTGCTGCTCAATGCCGGAGCCGGGACGCCCCGGCTCCAGATGACGGCCCTGGCCCGGGAGAACCCGGCGGAGCCGCCCATGTTCTGCATGCTCCTGCGCAAGCATCTGGTGGGCGCCCGGGTGGCGGACATCACTCAGCCGCCGCTGGAGCGGCTGGTGCGGCTGGAGCTGGACAGCGCCGACGATTTCGGCCGCCCCGGCCACCGGACGCTGGTGCTGGAGGCCATGGGCCGCCGGTCCAACCTGATCCTGCTGGACGAGGAGGGCCGGGTCATCGACTGCCTGCGGCGGGTGGACGCGGAGATGTCCGCCGCCCGGCAGGTGCTGCCGGGCCTTTTCTACCTGCCGCCGGCCTCCCAGGGCCGCCTGCCGGTGACAGAGGAGACGGAGGCGGGGTTCCGGGAGAAGCTGGACGCCGCTCCGCCGGAGCAGAAGATCGACGCCTTTTTGCTGGACAGCTACTTCGGCGTCTCGCCCTTAATTGCCCGGGAACTGGCTTTCCTGGCCGCCGGGGAGACCGATGGGCGCCTCTTCGGCCTGGGGCCGGAGGGAGAGGCGCGGCTGTGGGCAGAGCTGGAACGGCTCGTGACGGACATCCGGGAAAACCGCTTCACGCCGGTGGGGCTGAAGCGGAACGGGGAGCCCCTGGACTACTCCTACCGGCCCATCCGCCAGTACGGCGATGCCGCGGAGCAGGTGACCTATCCCAGTTTTTCAGATCTGATGGATGACTTCTACGCCCAGCGGGAGCGGGCAGAGCGGCTGCGCCAGCGGGGCGCGGACCTGACCCGGGCCGCCTCCACCGCCCGGGACCGGCTGCGGCGAAAGCTGGCCGCCCAGGAGAAGGAGTATGCCCAGACCCAGGAGCGGGACCAGCTGCGGCTGTACGGCGAGCTGATCACCGCCAACCTCTACCGCATGGAGCGGGGACAGCGGACGCTGGAGGCGGAGAACTACTACGATCCTCAGGGCGGCACCGTGACCGTGCCCCTGGACCCGCTGCTGACGCCCCAGCAGAACGCCGCCAAGTACTATAAGCGCTACAACAAGGCCAAGACCGCGGAGCGATACCTCCGGGAGCAGATGGACATTGCCCGGCGGGACCTGGAGTATCTGGGCAGCGTGCTGGAGGAATTGGAGCGGGCGGAGAGCGACCAGGACTTCTCCGACATCCGGGAGGAGCTGCGCCAGGCGGGCTTTCTGCGCAAGCAGGGGAAGAAGCAGATCTCCCGCCCGGCCAAGCCCCTGGAGTTCCGCACCTCCGCGGGGCTGCGGGTCCTGGTGGGCCGCAGCAACCGACAGAACGACCGCCTGACCCACGACGCGGACCGCCGGGACCTGTGGTTCCACACCCAGAAGATCCACGGCGCCCATGTGATCCTCTGCACCGGCGCTCAGGAGGCGGACGAGGCCTCCATCCGGGAGGCGGCAGGGCTTGCCGCCTGGTATTCCCAGGCAAAGCACAGCGCCAACGTCCCTGTGGACTGCACGGCGGTGAAGAACGTGAAAAAGCCCGCCGGTGCCCGGCCGGGCATGGTGACCTACATCAATTTCCGCACCGTGTACGTGACGCCGGAGGAGGCGGAGGTTCGCCGTCTGAGCCAACTATAA
- a CDS encoding ribonuclease III, giving the protein MNDYFQPQLTEDQLRAISSIGLAHMGDAVFEILVRAWLCAHGKATGKGLHQATVALVRAESQAERAERILPLLTEEEQAVFRRGRNAQVHTIPPHASRAQYAQATALEALLGWLYLRGQRQRINELFCAMMEE; this is encoded by the coding sequence ATGAACGACTATTTCCAGCCCCAGCTGACGGAGGACCAGCTCCGTGCCATCAGCTCCATCGGCCTTGCCCATATGGGAGACGCGGTGTTTGAGATTTTGGTGCGTGCCTGGCTGTGCGCCCATGGCAAGGCAACGGGCAAGGGCCTTCACCAGGCCACCGTGGCCCTGGTGCGGGCGGAGTCCCAGGCGGAGCGGGCGGAGCGGATCCTGCCCCTTCTGACCGAGGAGGAACAGGCGGTGTTCCGCCGGGGCCGCAACGCCCAGGTCCACACCATCCCGCCCCATGCCAGCCGGGCCCAATACGCCCAGGCCACGGCTCTGGAGGCGCTGCTGGGCTGGCTGTACCTGCGGGGACAGCGCCAGCGGATCAACGAGCTGTTCTGCGCGATGATGGAGGAGTAA
- a CDS encoding DUF378 domain-containing protein, whose product MVIDKIALTLAIIGALNWGGIGLFGFDTVAFLFGGQMAVLSRVIYALVGLAGLWCITLLFRSGEETGHAHTA is encoded by the coding sequence ATGGTAATCGACAAGATCGCGCTGACACTGGCCATCATCGGCGCTCTGAACTGGGGCGGCATCGGCCTGTTTGGCTTTGATACGGTGGCCTTCCTTTTCGGCGGCCAGATGGCGGTCCTCTCCCGGGTGATCTATGCCCTGGTGGGTCTGGCGGGCCTGTGGTGCATCACACTGCTGTTCCGCAGCGGCGAGGAGACAGGGCACGCCCATACCGCCTGA